TGCTGTCGAAACCGCAAAAAGTCAGCGTAACGCCACTCAGGCAGCCATAAAAAACCCGGCAGTTGCCGGGTTTCGATTAGAAGGTTTCCCAGTTCGCTTCATTGACGCTTTCCGGGGCTTTCGCTTGCGGTTTTTTCACCGGCGAAAGCAGCGCAGTGCTTTGCGCGCTACGGGCGCGGTTGATTTTAAATACCGCGACGGTTTCGTTCAGGCGCGCCGCCTGCTCTTCCAGCGCACCGGCCGCCGAAGCGGACTCCTGCACCAGCGAGGCGTTCTGCTGAGTCACGCGATCCATCTCGGCAACGGCCTGGCCGACCTGGTCAATACCGCGACTCTGTTCATCAGAAGCAGAGGAGATTTCGCCCATGATGTCCGTCACCCGCGTAACGGCGCTGACTATTTCGGCCATGGTTTCCCCGGCTTCGTGAACCAGTGCGGCACCGGCATCAACGCGGTTACCGGAATCTTCGATAAGACCTTTGATCTCTTTTGCGGCCTGCGCACTGCGCTGCGCCAGCGTACGCACTTCACCGGCAACCACCGCGAATCCGCGCCCCTGCTCACCGGCACGTGCCGCTTCAACAGCCGCGTTCAGCGCCAGGATATTGGTCTGGAAGGCAATGCCGTCGATAACGTTGGTTATCTGGGCGATTTTGCTGGAGCTGGCGGCGATTTCGTCCATAGTACGCACCACGCCATCCACCACCTGACCGCCTTTTTTCGCCGTACCGGACGCATTCAGCGCCAGTTGTGTCGCCTGGCGGGCGTTGTCGGCGTTTTGTTTCACCGTTGCGGTTAACTGTTCCATGCTGGCGGCGGTCTCTTCCAGAGAAGCGGCCTGCTGCTCGGTACGGGAAGAGAGATCGTTGCTGCCCGCTGAAATTTCACCGGCACCGGTATAAATGGTGTCCGCGCCGTCACGCACCACGCTTACGGTTTTCACCAGCGATTGCTGCATCTCCTGCACGTTCTGCGCCAGGCGCGCCATCTCATTGCTGCCTTCGGCATGAATGGAATGGGTCAAATCACCGGTCGCGATGTGACGGATGTGACCCATAATGTCGTGCAAGGGTTTCAGCAGTACGCGCTGCATTGCTACCCAGCTCAGGGCAATTACCGCCAGCACCACGATCATCACTGTCGCGAGGATCCACAGGATACGCGTATAGTCGTGTTCGTTCTGCTTAACGCCTTCATTCGCCAGTACGGCCTGCGCATCACGCCACGCGCGATAGCTCTTTTGCATCGCAACCTGCTTCTGCTCCGCATTCTGGCGGAACATCTCTTCCAGATTGCCCGCCAGCAGCAGACGGTTCATTTCCGTCAGCGTGGCATGATAAGTGCCATACTGCTTTTCCAGATCGTCGGAGAGCTTTTCGTCCAGGCCCGGGGTTTCCGGAAGCTTGTAGTATTTATCAAAATGCAGTTGTGCCTGATTCAGCAAATCCGTGGCGGTTTTCGCCAGTTCGCTGAGCTGCCCGCCGTTGATTTGGCTGGCGGTGCTGCTCTGCAAACGCAACATGCCGCGGTTCAATGTTACGCGCGCCTGGTTGAGGCTTATCCAGGCGTCAGTGAATTCGGAAACGTTCTGGCTGGAAACCTGAGAAACGTTGAAGTTATTTTTGTCGTTATTAAGCGCACTGATAAAGACGCCGGCAGAAATTAGCTGCATCGCACCCAGCACGACTAACACCATGATTAATAAAGTTATAACTTTGATACGCTTGAACATCGTTGGCCTTTATTGAGTACAGGATATTGTCTGAAGAGTCACTATCGGCAGCGATGAAAAGTTGTTTAATATCAATAAATTTCCCTATCCAAAACTTTCCAGAAAATCCAATTGTATTCAATGTGTTAAATTCGAAAGAATATTTGTGATGCGTATCACGGTTTTCCGTTTAAGAAAGGCATAAGAGATGCGCCGTTCCCCGTAAGGGGTATATCATCGCTTTAAAGATGCATTTAATATACAACTTATAAAATCCACGATGAGGTAACTGCTATGGCTTTCCGCGATCAACCCCTGGGTGAGCTGGCGCTCTCTATTCCGCGCGCCTCCGCACTGTTCCGTAAATACGATATGGATTACTGCTGCGGCGGTAAGCAGACGCTGGGGCGCTCTGCGGCCCGCAAAGAGCTGGATATTGATGCCATCGAAGCGGAGCTTGCGACCCTTGCCGAGCTGCCTATCGACAAAGACTGGCGCGTTGCGGGCCTTGCAGAAATCATTGACCACATTATTGTGCGTTACCACGATCGCCACCGCGAACAGTTGCCGGAACTGATCTTACAGGCCACCAAAGTTGAACGTGTTCACGCCGATAAACCCAACGTGCCACGCGGCTTAACCAAATACCTGACCATGCTGCACCAGGAACTCTCCAGCCATATGATGAAAGAGGAGCAGATCCTGTTCCCGATGATCAAACAAGGCATGGGTTCGCAAACTGCGGGGCCGATTAGCGTGATGGAGAGCGAGCACGATGAAGCGGGTGAACTGCTGGATGTGATCAAACACATCACCAATAACGTGACGCCGCCGCCGGAAGCCTGCACCACCTGGAAAGCGATGTACAACGGCATTAACACGCTGATTGACGATTTAATGGAGCATATCAGCCTGGAAAACAACAACCTGTTCCCGCGTGCCCTCGCAGGCGAAAAATAAAAAGACGCCCGAGAGCGTCCTTGATTCATGGAAGTTTAGAGCCGCCTCGCGGCTCTTTTTTTATGGCTGACGGTTAGCGAGGCGCTTTTTACCGGCATACAGCCAGCCAGCCCCCAGCACGATAAACCACAGCGGCGTGACAATCAGCGCCTGGCGGGTATCCGCTTCCAGGGTCAGCAGCACCAGCACAAAGAGGAAAAACGCCATGCAAACCCAACACATCAATTTGCCCAGCGGCATTTTGTAGTTGGATTTTTCATGCAGTTGCGGGCGCTGTTTACGGTACACCAGGTACGAGCAGAGAATGATCGTCCAGACAAACATAAACAGGATCGCCGACACGGTGGTAATCATGGTGAACGCGGCAATCGCGCTCGGGTTCACGTACAGCATCACCACACCGCCCAGCAGGCAGATGCAGGAGAAGGTCAGGCCTTTTGCCGGAACCGCGCGTTTAGAGAGTTTGGCGAACGCTTTCGGCGCAACGCCATCCTGCGCCAGGCCAAACAGCATACGGCTGGTGGAGAAAACGCCGCTGTTAGCCGAAGAGGCCGCTGACGTCAGCACCACAAAGTTGATAATACTCGCCGCCGCCGGAATACCGACCAGCACGAACAACTCAACAAACGGGCTTTTATCCGCCACGACAGAGCCCCACGGCGTCACTGACATGATCACAATCAGCGCGAAGACGTAGAACATAATGATGCGCACCGGAATCGAGTTGATGGCGCGCGGCAGGGATTTCTCCGGATCTTTGGTTTCCGCAGCCGTGGTGCCGACCAGTTCAATCCCGACAAACGCAAAGACCGCAATCTGGAAACCGGCAAAGAAGCCGCTAATGCCTTTCGGGAACCAGCCGCCGTCATTCCACAGGTGCGTAAATGAAGCTTCCACGCCGGTGGGTGATTTAAAGTGCATCAGCACCATGCCCACCCCGACGAGGATCAGCGCCACAATGGCGACGATTTTGATCATCGCGAACCAGAATTCCATCTCGCCGAACATTTTCACGGTCGCAAGGTTAAGGCTCAGCAGCACAACCACCACCGCCAGGGCCGCGACCCAATCGGCAAGGCCAGGGTACCAGAACTGGGCATAGGCGGTGATGGCAACCACGTCCGCCATACCGGTTACCACCCAACAGAACCAGTAAGTCCAGCCAGTAAAATACCCTGCCCACGGCCCGAGCAGATCGGCGGCAAAGTCGCTAAAAGATTTGTATTCGAGGTTTGAAAGCAGTAATTCGCCCATCGCACGCATAACGAAAAACAGCATAAAACCAATGATCATATACACAAATATGATCGACGGGCCGGCGAGACTAATGGTTTTGCCGGAGCCCATAAACAAGCCAGTACCAATGGCTCCGCCGATGGCAATAAGCTGAATATGCCGGTTTGTGAGATTGCGCCGTAACGACTGTTCAGCCGGGGCCTGTTCGTCGGCCACGACTTTAACCTGATCTACCATGTTGTATTCCTGTCTGTGTTGTTGGGCTCTGCTGGCCTTTTACTGTCTGCTCCGCCCTTAAAGGACGCATCGATATTAGGTAAGAATCGGCGGGATGAATACTCAGAATTAAATCGAATGTTAAATATTTGTTTAAAGTGAGTGTTATATCACCTTGCGAACGAGAAACAGCTCACAAAAATACACCCGATTGTGCGCTTTGCAAGATAATATATCGGTAATAGTTTTATTAATGAACGATTCGCTCAGCGTAAACACCTCTCCCCTGTCGAAGAGAGGTTTTTTATGTCGGGGAATTACAGAATTTCCAGCAGTTCCACTTCAAAAACCAGCGTGCTGAACGGCGGAATAGATGCGCCAGCGCCGCGCTCGCCGTAAGCGAGATTGTGCGGAATCGTCAGTTCCCATTTCGAGCCAACCGGCATCAGGGTCAGCGCTTCAATCCAGCCTGCGATAACGCCGTTAACCGGGAATTCAGCCGGTTCGCCGCGTTCAACGGAGCTGTCAAATACGGTACCGTCGATAAGCTTACCGGTGTAGTGCACGCGAACACGGTCGGTACGTGCCGGGATTGCGCCGTCGCCCTGGTTGATTACGCGAAATTGCAGACCGGATTCGGTGCTGTTCACGCCTTCACGCTCACGGTTTTCGTCGAGATATTTCACGCCTTCCGCAGCCATTTCTTCGAAACGGGAGCGACGAACGGCATCGGCACGTTCATGAATTTCACGCAGGGCGCGATGGACAACATCCACCGGCACGGCAGGTTGTTTGCCCGCCAGCGCGTCCGCGATACCCGCAACCAGCGCTTCAGGTAACAGCCCTTCTAACCCGGATTCGCTCAGCTGCTGTCCTACCTGCAAACCAATGCCGTAGCTGGCTTGCGCTTCGATCGTGTCAAAAGTTGGGGTGGTCATGGGTTTTCCTTCCATCGCTTTTTAAAGTAGCGCGCAGCATAACAGCCGGGCTGCGCCGGGTACAACTTTGTCACAGGAAAGATGACAAATCGCAGGGAAAGGGAAAGAATACAACACGTAAGTAAAAATCCTAATTGCGGTCACAAAACGCCGTTTTTACACTGTCTTTCAGACCGTTAAACCCGGCGGACGCCGCCCTTGAAAGATTAAAGTGTATATACTCAACGAGACAGGATATTAAATGACGCGGAGCAGGAGGAAAGCCATGC
The nucleotide sequence above comes from Kosakonia sp. H02. Encoded proteins:
- a CDS encoding methyl-accepting chemotaxis protein, translated to MFKRIKVITLLIMVLVVLGAMQLISAGVFISALNNDKNNFNVSQVSSQNVSEFTDAWISLNQARVTLNRGMLRLQSSTASQINGGQLSELAKTATDLLNQAQLHFDKYYKLPETPGLDEKLSDDLEKQYGTYHATLTEMNRLLLAGNLEEMFRQNAEQKQVAMQKSYRAWRDAQAVLANEGVKQNEHDYTRILWILATVMIVVLAVIALSWVAMQRVLLKPLHDIMGHIRHIATGDLTHSIHAEGSNEMARLAQNVQEMQQSLVKTVSVVRDGADTIYTGAGEISAGSNDLSSRTEQQAASLEETAASMEQLTATVKQNADNARQATQLALNASGTAKKGGQVVDGVVRTMDEIAASSSKIAQITNVIDGIAFQTNILALNAAVEAARAGEQGRGFAVVAGEVRTLAQRSAQAAKEIKGLIEDSGNRVDAGAALVHEAGETMAEIVSAVTRVTDIMGEISSASDEQSRGIDQVGQAVAEMDRVTQQNASLVQESASAAGALEEQAARLNETVAVFKINRARSAQSTALLSPVKKPQAKAPESVNEANWETF
- the ytfE gene encoding iron-sulfur cluster repair protein YtfE, coding for MAFRDQPLGELALSIPRASALFRKYDMDYCCGGKQTLGRSAARKELDIDAIEAELATLAELPIDKDWRVAGLAEIIDHIIVRYHDRHREQLPELILQATKVERVHADKPNVPRGLTKYLTMLHQELSSHMMKEEQILFPMIKQGMGSQTAGPISVMESEHDEAGELLDVIKHITNNVTPPPEACTTWKAMYNGINTLIDDLMEHISLENNNLFPRALAGEK
- the cycA gene encoding D-serine/D-alanine/glycine transporter, whose product is MVDQVKVVADEQAPAEQSLRRNLTNRHIQLIAIGGAIGTGLFMGSGKTISLAGPSIIFVYMIIGFMLFFVMRAMGELLLSNLEYKSFSDFAADLLGPWAGYFTGWTYWFCWVVTGMADVVAITAYAQFWYPGLADWVAALAVVVVLLSLNLATVKMFGEMEFWFAMIKIVAIVALILVGVGMVLMHFKSPTGVEASFTHLWNDGGWFPKGISGFFAGFQIAVFAFVGIELVGTTAAETKDPEKSLPRAINSIPVRIIMFYVFALIVIMSVTPWGSVVADKSPFVELFVLVGIPAAASIINFVVLTSAASSANSGVFSTSRMLFGLAQDGVAPKAFAKLSKRAVPAKGLTFSCICLLGGVVMLYVNPSAIAAFTMITTVSAILFMFVWTIILCSYLVYRKQRPQLHEKSNYKMPLGKLMCWVCMAFFLFVLVLLTLEADTRQALIVTPLWFIVLGAGWLYAGKKRLANRQP
- the fklB gene encoding FKBP-type peptidyl-prolyl cis-trans isomerase — its product is MTTPTFDTIEAQASYGIGLQVGQQLSESGLEGLLPEALVAGIADALAGKQPAVPVDVVHRALREIHERADAVRRSRFEEMAAEGVKYLDENREREGVNSTESGLQFRVINQGDGAIPARTDRVRVHYTGKLIDGTVFDSSVERGEPAEFPVNGVIAGWIEALTLMPVGSKWELTIPHNLAYGERGAGASIPPFSTLVFEVELLEIL